From the Xyrauchen texanus isolate HMW12.3.18 chromosome 49, RBS_HiC_50CHRs, whole genome shotgun sequence genome, one window contains:
- the LOC127640350 gene encoding potassium voltage-gated channel subfamily A member 1-like produces MTVVAGDNMDETSAVPGHPQDTYPPDHDDHECCERVVINIAGLRFETQLKTLAQFPETLLGNPKKRMRYFDPLRNEYFFDRNRPSFDAILYYYQSGGRLRRPANVPLDMFSEEIKFYDLGVEAMEKFREDEGFIREEERPLPDREFQRQIWLLFEHPESSGPARGIAIVSVMVILISIVIFCLETLPELKGDPKGRIQIIGNSTFYFKPNILTDPFFIVETLCIIWFSFELIVRFFACPSKAAFFKNMMNTIDIVAIFPYFITLGTELAEEQDGKEGKGEQATSLAILRVIRLVRVFRIFKLSRHSKGLQILGQTLKASMRELGLLIFFLFIGVILFSSAVFFAEADEAESHFSSIPDAFWWAVVSMTTVGYGDMVPVTIGGKIVGSLCAIAGVLTIALPVPVIVSNFNYFYHRETEGEEQAQLLNVSNPDIASDSNSSRRSSSTVSKSEYMEIDGDINNSIDNFREANLRTGNCTITNQNCVNKSKLLTDV; encoded by the coding sequence ATGACAGTCGTGGCCGGCGACAACATGGATGAGACCTCTGCTGTGCCGGGGCATCCACAGGACACATACCCCCCTGACCATGACGATCACGAGTGCTGCGAAAGGGTGGTCATCAATATAGCGGGACTACGCTTTGAGACCCAGCTGAAAACTCTCGCCCAGTTTCCAGAGACACTGTTAGGCAACCCAAAGAAAAGGATGCGCTATTTCGATCCCTTGAGAAATGAGTACTTCTTTGATAGAAATCGGCCAAGTTTCGATGCTATTCTCTACTATTAtcagtctggaggaagactgagGAGGCCAGCAAATGTCCCATTGGACATGTTCTCAGAAGAAATTAAGTTCTATGATCTTGGGGTAGAGGCAATGGAGAAATTCCGTGAAGATGAGGGCTTCATCCGCGAGGAAGAGCGGCCCTTACCGGATCGCGAGTTTCAACGGCAAATATGGCtcctgtttgagcatcccgagaGCTCAGGTCCAGCCAGAGGAATTGCTATTGTATCTGTTATGGTCATTTTAATTTCCATCGTCATTTTCTGTTTGGAGACTTTACCTGAACTGAAAGGGGACCCTAAAGGGCGGATACAGATTATAGGCAATAGCACCTTCTACTTCAAACCAAACATCTTGACCGACCCCTTCTTCATTGTTGAAACCCTCTGTATAATCTGGTTCTCCTTTGAATTGATTGTGCGGTTCTTTGCATGCCCGAGCAAAGCGGCCTTCTTTAAGAACATGATGAACACCATTGATATTGTGGCCATTTTCCCCTATTTTATCACACTGGGCACAGAGTTAGCAGAGGAACAAGATGGAAAGGAGGGCAAGGGGGAGCAGGCAACATCACTGGCCATCCTCAGGGTGATTCGTCTGGTCAGGGTGTTTAGGATCTTTAAGCTGTCCAGGCACTCTAAAGGTCTTCAGATTTTGGGGCAGACCCTCAAAGCCAGTATGCGTGAGCTTGGATTGCTTATTTTCTTCCTGTTCATCGGTGTCATATTATTCTCGAGTGCCGTGTTTTTTGCAGAAGCCGATGAAGCAGAGTCCCACTTCAGCAGTATCCCAGATGCATTTTGGTGGGCTGTTGTGTCAATGACTACTGTAGGCTATGGGGACATGGTGCCGGTAACTATAGGGGGCAAGATTGTGGGTTCCTTGTGCGCCATCGCCGGTGTGCTGACCATTGCCCTACCTGTGCCAGTCATTGTATCCAATTTCAACTATTTCTACCACAGAGAAACCGAGGGAGAGGAGCAGGCCCAACTCCTTAACGTGAGCAACCCTGACATCGCCTCTGATTCCAACTCCAGTCGCCGCAGCTCCTCAACCGTCAGTAAGTCTGAGTACATGGAGATAGATGGAGACATAAACAACAGCATCGACAACTTTAGAGAAGCCAACCTCAGAACTGGCAACTGCACTATCACTAATCAGAACTGTGTTAACAAAAGTAAGCTGCTAACAGATGTCTAG
- the LOC127640352 gene encoding shaker-related potassium channel tsha2-like, with amino-acid sequence MSRENQDETVDQVASLHDDCGRVVVNISGLRFETQLKTLARFPNTLLGDPCKRMRFFDPLKNEYFFDRNRSSFDAILYYYQSGGRLRRPNNVPVEFFLDEIRFYEIGEDVIDRFREDEGLKEEEERPMPSNDFQRQIWLLFEYPDSSGSARIIAVISVMVILISIVIFCLETLPVFRDAGFNNHLAPNVTTTGITFTGPFFWLETLCIVWFFFELVVRCLACPSKSAFLKDIMNTIDVVAILPYFITLGLDLADVESSSQQTMSLTILRVIRLVRVFRIFKLSRHSKGLQILGRTLHASMRELGLLIFFLIIGIILFSSAVYFAEADEPNTAFTSIPDAFWWAVVTMTTVGYGDMYPITIGGKIVGSMCAIAGVLTIALPVPVIVSNFNYFYRRENNEGERVQYAHVTCIQPPESLTDYNKSDSKPSLVKSSDHSIDDDFSSLSEFNSLDEYTGKFTDA; translated from the coding sequence ATGTCCCGAGAGAACCAGGATGAGACCGTGGACCAAGTTGCCTCCCTCCACGATGACTGCGGCAGAGTCGTTGTCAACATTTCAGGTTTGCGTTtcgaaactcaacttaaaacactTGCGAGATTCCCAAACACGCTGCTAGGTGACCCATGCAAAAGAATGCGGTTCTTTGACCCTTTGAAGAATGAGTACTTTTTCGACAGGAACAGATCAAGTTTTGATGCAATCCTGTACTACTACCAATCCGGCGGGAGGCTTCGAAGACCCAACAACGTGCCGGTTGAATTTTTTTTGGATGAAATCCGATTTTACGAGATCGGCGAAGACGTCATCGATCGTTTCCGGGAGGACGAGGGtttgaaagaagaagaagaacgccCGATGCCATCTAATGATTTCCAGCGTCAGATCTGGCTGCTGTTTGAGTATCCTGACAGTTCTGGATCAGCCAGAATAATCGCTGTCATATCTGTAATGGTCATCTTGATATCGATCGTCATCTTCTGTTTAGAAACTTTGCCGGTATTTAGAGATGCAGGTTTCAATAACCACCTTGCGCCAAACGTGACAACTACTGGAATAACATTCACGGGTCCATTTTTCTGGCTGGAGACCTTGTGCATCGTTTGGTTTTTCTTTGAACTCGTTGTAAGGTGTCTGGCTTGCCCAAGCAAATCCGCCTTCTTAAAAGACATCATGAACACCATAGATGTCGTGGCAATTCTTCCATATTTCATAACTTTGGGATTAGACCTCGCCGATGTCGAATCAAGCTCCCAACAGACCATGTCTCTGACCATCCTGAGAGTTATCCGCTTGGTGCGCGTCTTCAGGATTTTCAAACTCTCACGGCACTCCAAGGGTCTCCAAATACTCGGCCGAACCCTACATGCGAGCATGCGCGAACTCGGACTATTGATATTCTTCCTTATCATCGGCATCATATTGTTCTCCAGTGCAGTGTACTTTGCCGAAGCGGACGAACCAAATACGGCGTTTACAAGCATCCCTGACGCGTTCTGGTGGGCGGTTGTGACCATGACAACTGTTGGATACGGAGACATGTACCCCATCACTATCGGGGGCAAAATTGTTGGATCCATGTGTGCCATTGCAGGGGTTCTTACAATCGCACTGCCGGTTCCAGTGATCGTGTCGAATTTTAACTATTTCTATCGCCGAGAGAACAACGAGGGGGAGCGCGTGCAGTACGCGCACGTAACTTGTATTCAGCCGCCGGAGTCTCTGACTGACTACAATAAGAGCGACAGTAAACCCTCTCTCGTTAAATCATCAGACCATTCAATAGATGACGACTTCAGTTCATTAAGCGAATTCAATTCATTGGACGAATATACAGGAAAATTCACGGATGCGTAA